Proteins from a genomic interval of Thermoanaerobacterium thermosaccharolyticum DSM 571:
- the rpmE gene encoding 50S ribosomal protein L31: MKEGIHPTYYHDAVVRCACGNTFVTGSTKKELRVEICSKCHPLFTGQQKLVDTGGRVERFKRKYNIDAK, encoded by the coding sequence ATGAAAGAGGGAATACATCCAACTTATTATCATGATGCAGTTGTAAGATGCGCATGTGGCAATACTTTTGTGACAGGCTCTACAAAGAAAGAACTTAGAGTTGAAATATGCTCAAAATGTCATCCACTATTTACTGGACAGCAAAAGTTAGTTGATACAGGTGGAAGAGTGGAAAGATTTAAGAGAAAATATAACATTGATGCAAAATAA
- the rho gene encoding transcription termination factor Rho codes for MDFNDLEGKSLAELREIAKRYGIKSITKYRKQELKELIVEKSKQIELDEKIDKENEAKDLHLDETSDEKHQDEKDESSNLEVADKKIEPEVSDNESDENIEENVMSGTEAKSDNTSEEESKDAPEDTNEANEKSDLEEKKEEKKTLGKISIPVEELEKSDADYEELRRKLRMRLRSKENITETVQEAKKDIDEALKVKHENEAVEDEENVAEDLGGEDVQEEKEALDKEKGVEDKEKETKKGHSIFIKEGLPLISDVSEPLKELIETQGDVVAEGVLDIMPDGYGFLRVENFIQGNKDIYISQSQIRRFGLKVGDKVKGITRIPREGEKYSAILYVESINGESPDLAKKRIPFDELTPIFPDEKLKLETIPTELAMRLVDIIAPIGKGQRGMIVAPPKAGKTTLLKKIANSISINHPEVHLIVLLIDERPEEVTDMKRSIKGEVVYSTFDELPEHHTKVAEMVLEYAKRLVEYGKDVVILMDSITRLARAYNLVTPPSGRTLSGGLDPSALHPPKRFFGAARNIEEGGSLTILATALIETGSRMDDVIFEEFKGTGNMELHLDRKLQERRIFPAIDIYKSGTRKEELLLSQKELEAMWMIRKAMSSIAPNEVTEVLIDRLMRTRTNAEFIEAIRSQLYKS; via the coding sequence TTGGATTTTAATGATTTAGAAGGGAAATCCCTTGCAGAGCTTAGGGAAATAGCAAAAAGATACGGGATTAAAAGCATTACTAAGTACAGAAAGCAGGAGTTAAAGGAGCTCATAGTAGAAAAGTCAAAACAGATTGAGCTTGACGAAAAAATTGATAAAGAAAATGAAGCCAAAGATTTACATTTAGATGAAACGTCTGATGAAAAACATCAAGACGAGAAAGACGAATCATCAAATTTAGAAGTTGCTGACAAAAAAATTGAGCCAGAAGTATCAGATAATGAAAGTGATGAAAATATTGAAGAAAATGTGATGAGTGGTACTGAGGCGAAAAGTGATAATACCTCAGAAGAAGAAAGCAAAGACGCTCCAGAAGATACAAATGAAGCGAATGAAAAAAGTGATTTAGAAGAAAAAAAAGAAGAGAAAAAAACTCTAGGGAAGATTAGCATACCTGTTGAAGAACTGGAAAAGTCGGATGCAGATTATGAAGAGCTTAGAAGAAAGCTAAGGATGCGTCTTAGAAGTAAAGAAAATATTACAGAAACTGTTCAGGAAGCGAAAAAGGACATTGATGAGGCTTTAAAAGTTAAGCATGAAAATGAAGCCGTTGAAGATGAAGAAAATGTGGCTGAAGATTTAGGAGGAGAAGACGTACAAGAGGAAAAAGAGGCTCTAGATAAAGAAAAAGGGGTTGAAGATAAAGAAAAAGAGACAAAGAAAGGCCACAGCATATTTATTAAAGAAGGCCTTCCTCTTATAAGCGATGTATCTGAGCCTTTAAAAGAACTCATAGAGACACAGGGAGACGTCGTCGCAGAAGGCGTACTTGATATAATGCCTGATGGATATGGATTTTTAAGAGTTGAAAATTTTATACAGGGCAATAAAGATATTTATATATCACAATCACAGATTAGGCGTTTTGGGCTTAAAGTCGGTGATAAAGTAAAAGGAATTACAAGGATTCCAAGAGAAGGGGAAAAATATTCTGCAATTCTATATGTGGAGTCGATAAATGGCGAGAGTCCAGATCTTGCAAAGAAGAGGATTCCGTTCGACGAGCTTACACCTATTTTCCCGGACGAAAAATTAAAACTTGAAACGATTCCAACAGAACTTGCCATGAGGCTTGTGGATATTATTGCGCCTATCGGCAAAGGCCAAAGAGGAATGATAGTGGCTCCGCCAAAGGCCGGAAAGACAACCTTATTAAAGAAAATAGCCAATAGCATATCTATAAATCATCCCGAAGTTCACTTGATCGTTCTTCTGATTGATGAAAGACCAGAAGAAGTTACAGATATGAAAAGGTCAATTAAAGGCGAAGTTGTTTACTCTACTTTTGATGAACTTCCAGAGCATCATACAAAAGTGGCTGAGATGGTATTGGAATATGCAAAAAGACTTGTAGAATACGGTAAAGATGTTGTGATTCTTATGGACAGTATAACAAGGCTTGCAAGAGCTTATAACCTGGTTACACCACCATCTGGCAGGACTTTATCTGGTGGCCTTGATCCATCAGCACTTCATCCACCTAAGAGATTTTTTGGCGCTGCAAGAAATATAGAAGAAGGTGGGAGCTTGACTATTCTTGCAACTGCACTTATTGAAACAGGAAGCCGCATGGATGATGTCATATTTGAAGAGTTTAAAGGGACAGGTAATATGGAGCTTCATCTTGATAGAAAATTACAGGAAAGGCGTATATTCCCTGCAATTGATATATACAAATCCGGTACAAGAAAAGAAGAGCTGCTACTTTCACAGAAAGAGCTGGAAGCTATGTGGATGATTAGAAAGGCAATGAGCAGCATAGCACCTAATGAAGTGACTGAAGTATTAATCGATAGACTTATGAGGACAAGGACAAATGCTGAGTTTATAGAGGCCATAAGATCTCAACTTTATAAATCTTGA